One window from the genome of Leuconostoc suionicum encodes:
- the grpE gene encoding nucleotide exchange factor GrpE — protein sequence MTEKNEEVVEDKNISDQTDENLTEEIESEADDLQVEPDPQQVEIDKLTEQVNNLEEKLLRAQAEVQNIQQRNARELQNVRKYDGQKLASAVLPAVDNLERALQVEANDEVSKQIKTGVEMTLKTLNQALTDNGITSTGEIGESFDPTKHQAIQSVESDEVESDQIAQVLQKGYILQDRVIRPAMVAVAK from the coding sequence GTGACAGAAAAAAACGAAGAAGTTGTAGAAGATAAGAACATTTCTGATCAAACTGATGAAAATTTGACCGAAGAAATTGAATCTGAAGCCGATGATTTACAGGTGGAGCCTGATCCACAACAAGTGGAAATTGATAAGCTAACAGAGCAAGTTAACAATCTCGAAGAAAAATTATTACGTGCACAAGCAGAAGTTCAAAATATACAACAGCGTAATGCGCGTGAGCTACAAAATGTACGCAAGTATGACGGACAAAAATTAGCCAGTGCAGTTTTGCCAGCCGTTGACAATTTGGAAAGAGCCCTTCAAGTTGAAGCTAACGATGAAGTGTCAAAGCAAATTAAAACAGGTGTGGAGATGACACTTAAGACGTTAAATCAAGCCTTAACAGACAATGGTATTACGTCAACAGGTGAAATTGGTGAATCTTTCGATCCAACTAAGCACCAAGCAATTCAAAGTGTTGAGTCAGATGAAGTTGAATCTGACCAAATTGCACAAGTTTTGCAAAAGGGTTACATATTACAAGACCGCGTAATTCGACCAGCAATGGTTGCAGTGGCGAAATAA
- the truB gene encoding tRNA pseudouridine(55) synthase TruB, whose product MTKNQIVDGLLVINKPRGMTSFDVVSRVRRIIGQKKVGHAGTLDPNVDGVLVVALGKATKLIDELQTRPKSYIGEITLGFSTETEDLDGEIVDQLDIVAPFSDQKIDQAIQQLNGEITQKPPMYSAVKVNGKRLYEYARNGETVERPVRKAVIHDFKRTSGIKFIDGKQVFKFEATVSKGTYIRTLAVDAGKIIGTPATMTQLTRTMGSGFKISEARDLDFLSTLAYEEVLKQVIPIREVLRWPTKTLSENEWFAVKNGQKISSWPANDSYLQLYYQNKLKAVYQYDEIEQLWRSRYVFDNQ is encoded by the coding sequence ATGACAAAGAATCAGATAGTTGATGGTTTGTTGGTTATCAATAAGCCTCGTGGCATGACATCTTTTGATGTTGTTAGTAGAGTACGCCGTATTATTGGTCAAAAAAAGGTTGGGCATGCTGGAACTTTAGATCCGAATGTTGATGGTGTCCTAGTAGTTGCTTTAGGTAAAGCGACAAAGTTGATTGATGAATTGCAAACACGGCCAAAAAGTTATATTGGAGAAATTACATTAGGGTTTTCAACAGAAACAGAGGACCTTGATGGTGAAATCGTTGATCAGCTGGATATCGTAGCCCCTTTTTCTGACCAGAAAATTGATCAAGCAATACAGCAATTAAATGGTGAAATCACACAAAAGCCACCTATGTACTCTGCTGTAAAAGTGAATGGTAAGCGGCTCTATGAGTATGCTCGAAATGGTGAGACTGTTGAACGTCCAGTTCGTAAAGCGGTAATTCATGACTTTAAACGTACATCCGGTATTAAATTTATAGATGGTAAGCAGGTATTCAAGTTTGAAGCCACAGTTTCCAAGGGCACGTATATTCGTACTTTAGCGGTAGATGCAGGCAAAATAATTGGGACCCCGGCAACAATGACACAATTGACTCGAACGATGGGGAGCGGATTCAAAATTTCTGAAGCACGCGACCTTGATTTTTTGTCCACACTAGCGTATGAAGAAGTATTAAAACAAGTAATACCTATTAGAGAAGTATTGAGGTGGCCAACTAAAACTTTGAGTGAAAATGAATGGTTTGCTGTAAAAAATGGTCAGAAAATTTCTAGTTGGCCTGCAAATGACAGCTATTTACAATTATATTATCAAAACAAACTGAAAGCAGTATATCAATATGACGAGATTGAGCAATTATGGCGTTCTCGTTATGTATTTGATAACCAATGA
- a CDS encoding PTS glucose transporter subunit IIA: MNFWKRLFGSEKKLSQLKSTGQINATRLARNNDTLVLVAPVTGDLQKITDSRDEPFKTKNGVMLVPHGGNLMAPVSGIVTESTNDYLTLTDISEQTVTVTVVGTSNVVRLAQYGVGQQLHAGDVIGTTNQKVLSADHEALRIYVVWANQALPTIRYGSVYAGQNVWQVGELQNDKESDS; the protein is encoded by the coding sequence ATGAACTTCTGGAAACGACTTTTTGGTTCAGAAAAAAAATTATCACAATTGAAGAGTACGGGTCAAATCAATGCGACTAGATTAGCGCGTAATAATGATACGCTTGTTTTAGTGGCGCCAGTGACTGGGGATTTACAAAAAATTACCGACAGCCGTGATGAACCCTTTAAAACTAAAAACGGGGTTATGCTAGTGCCGCATGGTGGTAATTTAATGGCACCAGTTTCGGGGATTGTTACTGAGTCCACTAATGATTATTTGACGCTAACAGATATTTCAGAGCAGACTGTGACTGTCACTGTCGTGGGCACATCAAATGTTGTTCGGTTGGCTCAATACGGTGTAGGGCAACAATTACATGCGGGTGATGTTATTGGAACGACGAATCAAAAGGTGCTCTCTGCTGATCATGAAGCACTACGCATTTATGTTGTTTGGGCAAACCAAGCCCTACCAACTATTCGGTACGGTTCTGTTTATGCAGGACAAAACGTTTGGCAAGTAGGGGAATTGCAAAATGACAAAGAATCAGATAGTTGA
- the rimP gene encoding ribosome maturation factor RimP, with translation MANKTEQTIVDLISPIIEAHNDLLWDLTFTKEGGQKVLRILLDKPDHQFITMNDLTLFTQEVNELLDTVDPDPIPEAYVLDISSPGADRPLKELWHFEWAKEANENILVSLFVAKEGQKKWQGKIADLNKDGLTLTTTNGRLPLTFDEIAKAILDVQF, from the coding sequence ATGGCAAACAAAACCGAACAGACAATTGTTGACTTGATTTCGCCAATCATTGAAGCACATAATGATTTACTGTGGGATTTAACGTTTACCAAAGAAGGTGGACAAAAAGTTTTACGAATTTTGCTGGATAAACCTGATCATCAATTTATTACGATGAATGATTTGACATTATTCACGCAAGAAGTTAATGAATTGTTAGATACCGTGGATCCAGATCCAATACCTGAAGCCTATGTTTTAGATATTTCATCACCAGGCGCTGATCGACCATTAAAGGAATTATGGCATTTTGAGTGGGCTAAAGAGGCCAATGAAAATATTTTAGTATCCTTGTTTGTTGCCAAAGAAGGTCAAAAAAAGTGGCAAGGTAAAATTGCTGATCTAAACAAAGATGGCTTGACGCTGACGACAACTAATGGACGTTTGCCATTAACCTTTGACGAAATAGCTAAAGCAATACTGGATGTCCAGTTTTAA
- the infB gene encoding translation initiation factor IF-2, translated as MTEEKKFSGSNRPARKQAVPERKELPASQRRHAAKLADGTTPAQGGSRPSRPARPNNNNQYRPNNGGQSQNRNNQNRSNTSNNGGQNRSNNGGNRNKRPGSRVAPAEGRPMIREKKSWSTKPREGQVDYSAKPDNSLKQYVNENEKKRQASAAAKHPKKPAATTKPATKKETSAAKPATASTTTGAGKFGGALASGNNSARNNSRKRNTNGTGQQTPRRNDRPRGSKKSRRIAAKHQPSTPATVRKEQPLPAVLEYRVGMNVQDLSKLLHRDTAEIIKKLFLLGIVTNQNQSLDEDTIEILAADYGIEAQAKEEEDVADIDRFFDDENIDESKLVSRPPVVTIMGHVDHGKTTLLDYLRNSHVTEGEAGGITQHIGAYQTRINDKLITFLDTPGHAAFTEMRARGANVTDLTILVVAADDGVMPQTIEAINHAKAAGTPIIVAVNKIDKPGANPDDVMNQLMAYDLVPEEYGGDTIFVKISAKFGQNVDELLEMILLQAEVLELKANPDMPARGSVIEARLDKGRGPVSTVLVQQGTMHVGDPIVVGNTYGRVRTMTNERGVELSEALPATPIQITGLNGVPQAGDRFIVMADEKTARAAGEERAKRAQEAVRNSGSVVTLDTLFNTMAEKAMKTVPVIVKADVQGSVEALSGSLKKIEVDGVRVDIIHTAVGAINESDVTLAEASGAIIIGFNVRPTPLAKSQSDSEKVDIRFYNVIYNAIDDVEAAMKGQLEPVYEEKVIGKVEVKELFKFSKVGTIAGAMVEEGKITKDSKVRVIRDNVVVFDGEVGSLQRGKDAVNEVKMGFEFGFTVAKFNDVHAGDVVEAYVMEEVKPK; from the coding sequence ATGACAGAAGAAAAGAAATTCTCAGGTTCAAACCGTCCTGCACGAAAACAGGCAGTCCCAGAACGTAAGGAATTGCCCGCATCACAACGCCGTCATGCGGCAAAGTTAGCAGATGGCACGACGCCAGCCCAAGGAGGCTCACGTCCAAGCCGTCCTGCACGTCCTAACAATAACAATCAATATCGTCCAAATAATGGTGGACAAAGCCAAAATCGCAATAATCAGAATCGCTCGAATACATCTAATAATGGTGGTCAAAACCGTTCAAATAACGGTGGGAACCGCAATAAGCGTCCTGGATCACGCGTTGCACCTGCTGAAGGGCGTCCAATGATTCGAGAGAAGAAAAGTTGGTCAACGAAGCCACGTGAAGGGCAAGTTGATTATTCTGCTAAACCGGATAATAGCTTGAAGCAGTATGTGAATGAAAATGAAAAGAAGCGTCAAGCTTCTGCAGCTGCTAAGCATCCAAAGAAGCCAGCCGCGACAACTAAACCAGCTACAAAGAAAGAAACTAGTGCAGCTAAACCAGCTACTGCATCAACAACCACTGGTGCAGGAAAGTTTGGTGGCGCTCTCGCTTCTGGTAATAATTCTGCGCGCAATAATTCACGTAAGCGTAATACTAATGGTACCGGTCAACAAACACCACGTCGTAATGATCGTCCGCGCGGTTCTAAAAAGTCACGTCGTATTGCTGCTAAACACCAACCATCAACTCCAGCAACAGTACGTAAAGAACAACCATTACCAGCAGTTTTGGAATATCGTGTTGGTATGAACGTACAAGATTTGTCAAAGTTGTTGCATCGTGATACAGCAGAAATTATTAAAAAGTTATTCTTACTGGGCATTGTTACAAATCAAAACCAAAGTTTGGATGAAGATACAATCGAAATTCTGGCGGCTGATTATGGTATCGAAGCACAAGCAAAAGAAGAAGAAGACGTTGCTGATATTGACAGATTCTTTGATGATGAAAATATTGATGAGAGCAAGTTAGTTTCTCGTCCACCAGTTGTGACAATCATGGGACACGTTGATCATGGTAAGACAACATTGTTGGATTATCTACGTAATTCTCATGTTACTGAAGGTGAAGCAGGTGGTATCACACAACATATTGGTGCATACCAGACACGTATTAATGATAAATTAATTACATTTTTGGATACACCAGGGCACGCCGCTTTCACAGAGATGCGTGCGCGTGGTGCTAACGTAACTGATTTGACAATTCTTGTTGTTGCTGCTGATGATGGTGTTATGCCGCAGACAATTGAAGCGATTAATCATGCTAAGGCAGCGGGAACGCCAATTATTGTTGCTGTTAACAAAATTGATAAGCCTGGAGCAAATCCTGACGATGTCATGAATCAGTTAATGGCCTATGACTTAGTTCCTGAAGAGTATGGTGGTGACACAATCTTCGTTAAAATTTCAGCTAAGTTTGGTCAAAATGTTGACGAACTACTTGAAATGATTTTGTTGCAAGCTGAAGTTTTGGAATTGAAAGCAAATCCTGATATGCCAGCGCGTGGTTCAGTAATTGAAGCCCGCTTGGATAAGGGACGTGGACCAGTTTCTACTGTGCTTGTACAACAAGGAACAATGCATGTTGGTGATCCAATTGTTGTTGGTAACACGTATGGCCGTGTACGTACAATGACAAACGAGCGTGGTGTTGAGCTGTCAGAAGCTTTGCCTGCGACACCTATCCAAATTACTGGTTTGAATGGTGTTCCACAAGCTGGTGATCGTTTCATCGTTATGGCTGATGAGAAGACAGCTCGTGCAGCCGGTGAAGAACGTGCAAAGCGAGCACAAGAAGCAGTTCGTAATTCAGGATCAGTTGTAACTTTGGATACATTGTTTAATACAATGGCTGAAAAAGCGATGAAGACGGTGCCGGTTATTGTCAAGGCTGATGTTCAAGGATCAGTCGAAGCACTTTCTGGATCACTGAAGAAGATTGAGGTTGACGGTGTTCGTGTGGATATTATCCATACAGCTGTTGGCGCGATTAACGAATCAGATGTTACTTTGGCTGAAGCATCTGGCGCAATTATCATCGGATTCAACGTTCGCCCTACGCCTTTGGCAAAATCACAATCGGATTCTGAAAAAGTTGATATTCGTTTCTATAATGTCATTTATAATGCGATCGACGATGTTGAAGCAGCTATGAAAGGCCAACTTGAACCTGTATACGAAGAAAAGGTTATTGGAAAAGTCGAAGTTAAAGAATTGTTCAAATTCTCTAAGGTCGGAACTATTGCTGGTGCCATGGTTGAAGAAGGTAAAATTACTAAGGATTCTAAGGTTCGTGTCATTCGTGATAATGTGGTGGTGTTTGACGGTGAAGTTGGCTCATTGCAGCGCGGTAAAGATGCAGTTAACGAAGTGAAGATGGGATTTGAATTCGGATTTACAGTGGCCAAATTTAATGATGTTCACGCTGGGGACGTTGTTGAAGCCTACGTAATGGAAGAAGTTAAACCTAAATAA
- the rbfA gene encoding 30S ribosome-binding factor RbfA — protein MANPQRAGRLAQEVQRDVTDLLLKRINDPRVKEVTVTSVELSGDLQIATIYYSILSDLASDAKKTQAGLEAASGLIRKELGSRLTVYKTPELKFVRDTSVQYGNHIEDLIRKLHTEN, from the coding sequence ATGGCAAATCCACAACGTGCAGGTCGTCTCGCTCAAGAAGTACAACGTGATGTTACTGATTTATTACTTAAGCGTATTAATGATCCACGAGTAAAAGAGGTTACAGTAACAAGTGTTGAATTGTCTGGTGACTTGCAGATAGCAACAATTTATTATTCCATTTTATCTGATTTGGCCAGTGATGCTAAGAAAACTCAAGCCGGTTTGGAAGCTGCTAGTGGATTGATTCGTAAAGAATTAGGCTCACGATTGACGGTTTACAAAACGCCAGAATTGAAATTTGTACGTGATACATCTGTTCAATATGGAAATCATATTGAGGACTTGATTCGCAAGCTGCACACTGAAAATTAA
- the nusA gene encoding transcription termination factor NusA, whose protein sequence is MSKELVEALNALESERGIDRLVVVEALEDALKAAYKKQYNTADNVEATFDDKKGNISIKQVKHVVLDDDLEDEETEISLSDALAINRAYEAGDEIRFDVTPKDFGRMAAQAAKQVIVQKMREAGRQAIYNKFSDYEDEIITGEVDRQDARFLYVNLPGNQEAVMAPNDQMPNERYHMGDRIKVLVNKVENNAKGPQVFVSRTAADLVKRLFEQEVPEVYDGTVEIMSIAREAGDRSKIAVYTHDSDLDPVGAMVGQRGARVQSVVNELAGENMDIVEWVEDEAQYIANALNPSEVTDVIFDPANDRAVTVIVPDNQLSLAIGKKGQNARLAARLTGFKIDIKSESEAAASLDPTPAATAVDKNEE, encoded by the coding sequence ATGAGTAAAGAATTAGTGGAAGCACTTAATGCTCTTGAATCAGAACGAGGAATTGATCGTTTAGTTGTTGTCGAAGCACTTGAAGACGCATTGAAAGCCGCCTACAAGAAGCAATACAATACCGCTGATAATGTCGAAGCAACATTCGACGATAAAAAGGGCAACATTAGTATTAAACAAGTAAAGCATGTTGTTTTAGACGATGATCTTGAAGATGAAGAAACAGAGATTTCTTTATCCGATGCATTGGCAATCAATCGAGCATATGAAGCAGGGGATGAGATTCGCTTTGATGTTACACCAAAAGATTTTGGTCGTATGGCGGCACAAGCTGCAAAGCAAGTGATTGTGCAAAAAATGCGTGAAGCTGGACGACAAGCTATTTATAACAAGTTTTCTGATTACGAAGATGAAATTATAACAGGTGAAGTTGACCGACAAGATGCACGATTCCTATATGTGAACTTGCCTGGCAATCAAGAAGCTGTCATGGCGCCAAATGATCAAATGCCAAACGAGCGGTATCATATGGGAGATCGTATTAAGGTCTTGGTTAACAAAGTTGAAAACAACGCCAAGGGACCACAAGTCTTTGTATCGCGAACAGCAGCTGATTTGGTTAAACGATTGTTTGAACAAGAGGTGCCAGAAGTTTATGATGGTACTGTTGAAATCATGTCTATTGCGCGTGAGGCGGGTGACCGTTCAAAAATTGCCGTTTATACGCATGATTCTGACTTAGATCCAGTTGGGGCCATGGTTGGTCAACGTGGTGCGCGTGTACAAAGCGTTGTTAACGAACTAGCTGGTGAAAATATGGATATCGTGGAGTGGGTTGAAGATGAAGCACAGTATATCGCGAATGCTTTGAACCCTTCAGAAGTAACTGATGTCATTTTTGATCCAGCCAACGACCGTGCGGTAACGGTTATTGTTCCAGATAATCAGTTATCTCTAGCAATCGGGAAAAAGGGTCAAAATGCTCGCTTAGCAGCACGTTTAACTGGATTCAAGATTGACATTAAATCTGAAAGTGAAGCAGCAGCTAGCTTAGACCCAACACCAGCTGCTACAGCTGTTGACAAAAACGAAGAATAA
- a CDS encoding L7Ae/L30e/S12e/Gadd45 family ribosomal protein → MINKDNQILNLVGLAMRAGKLVLGTEPTLSAIRGQKVFLVFFPSDGGKSQAKKFADKSNFYNIKLVQDYTKKQLTDAIGVNRGVFAIADQGFSRKIKQLISEKERN, encoded by the coding sequence GTGATAAATAAGGATAACCAAATACTGAATTTAGTTGGTTTAGCAATGCGCGCTGGTAAACTAGTACTTGGAACAGAGCCTACGTTATCAGCTATTCGTGGGCAAAAGGTTTTTCTAGTTTTCTTTCCCAGTGATGGTGGTAAAAGCCAAGCAAAAAAATTCGCCGATAAATCAAACTTCTATAATATCAAACTAGTACAAGACTATACTAAAAAGCAATTAACGGATGCTATTGGTGTTAACCGAGGTGTCTTCGCTATTGCTGATCAAGGTTTTAGTCGAAAAATTAAACAATTAATTTCAGAAAAGGAGCGGAACTAA
- the rnpM gene encoding RNase P modulator RnpM, which translates to MKPRKIPMRKDIVTGEMFPKKELVRVVRSKEGDVTLDPTGKANGRGAYVSLDVKNAEMAKEKRIFDKAFGVKVADEFYDELIAYVDHQQARRELFGDK; encoded by the coding sequence ATGAAACCTCGTAAAATACCAATGAGAAAAGACATTGTAACGGGTGAAATGTTTCCTAAAAAAGAACTCGTTCGAGTCGTGCGTAGTAAAGAAGGCGATGTGACTTTAGACCCAACAGGAAAAGCCAATGGTCGCGGTGCGTATGTTAGCCTAGATGTAAAAAATGCAGAAATGGCTAAAGAAAAGCGTATCTTTGATAAAGCATTTGGTGTGAAAGTAGCAGATGAATTCTATGATGAACTCATTGCTTACGTTGACCATCAACAAGCACGTCGGGAGTTGTTTGGTGATAAATAA
- the ribF gene encoding riboflavin biosynthesis protein RibF, protein MTELIRLHYPILDFKKPVQQVVAMGFFDGVHRGHQAVLARAKAEAEKQGVPLAVLTYDPHPIVAFQTLKQPLRYLTPLAKKKSIMSQLGVDRVYVMQFTSKLAKLGGQQFVDEVVMQLNPVTVVAGFDHLYGAAGTDSDMLHLATYATNLFDVVTVSEFDDYNQKVSSSTIRSMLDQGNVDGATQQLGRIHSTSGIVVHGEARGRELGFPTANIQTPEKEWLPGIGIYAVKIKVYDTWYLGMASIGRNVTFGDARPITVEINILDYQEEIYGEFVQIQWCHYLRGEVKFENVQSLIDQLNEDARQTRHYFNTKL, encoded by the coding sequence ATGACAGAATTAATTCGTTTACATTATCCAATATTAGATTTTAAAAAGCCGGTTCAACAGGTCGTTGCAATGGGCTTTTTTGACGGTGTTCATCGCGGGCATCAGGCTGTTTTAGCTCGTGCAAAAGCAGAAGCTGAAAAACAAGGGGTGCCCTTGGCTGTTTTGACCTATGATCCACATCCAATCGTAGCTTTTCAGACGTTGAAACAACCATTGCGTTATTTAACACCGTTAGCCAAAAAGAAGTCCATCATGAGCCAGTTAGGTGTTGATCGAGTTTATGTTATGCAGTTCACTTCTAAACTTGCTAAATTAGGTGGTCAACAGTTTGTCGATGAGGTGGTCATGCAATTAAACCCTGTTACGGTGGTAGCAGGATTCGACCATTTGTATGGTGCAGCGGGAACGGATAGTGATATGCTACATTTAGCAACATATGCGACTAATCTTTTTGACGTTGTGACTGTGTCTGAATTTGATGATTATAATCAGAAAGTTTCTTCTTCAACAATTCGATCTATGTTAGATCAGGGGAACGTAGATGGTGCCACACAGCAGCTTGGTCGTATCCATTCGACATCAGGTATAGTCGTTCATGGCGAAGCTAGAGGCCGCGAATTAGGCTTTCCAACTGCCAATATACAGACGCCTGAAAAGGAATGGTTGCCCGGTATTGGTATCTATGCTGTAAAAATAAAAGTATATGATACTTGGTATCTAGGAATGGCTAGCATCGGACGCAATGTGACATTTGGTGATGCTCGTCCAATCACAGTTGAAATCAATATTTTAGATTATCAAGAAGAAATATATGGTGAATTTGTTCAGATACAATGGTGTCATTATCTGCGTGGTGAAGTGAAATTTGAAAACGTTCAATCATTGATAGATCAACTTAATGAAGATGCAAGGCAAACAAGGCATTATTTTAATACAAAGTTATAA
- the hrcA gene encoding heat-inducible transcriptional repressor HrcA — MALTERQKLILTAIIYEYTQREHAVGSKSLQEHLDIKISSATIRNEMAALESDDLIKKLHTSAGRVPSYEGYRYYLDHLMMTRRATDRDVQAVIQSFRGNFHEIDDLLDETARTLSNLTGYTALILKPRRIDIKVSGFRLVPLEGHQLIAVLVTNDGKVTSQTFKLPNEMAIESLESMVAYINDQMVGRPVNDVLRMMQSDELPTQMSRMIKTPAAFLQLFGDVLARSNGDNVHIGGRLNVLDFSKETDIADVKPLLEFLNNAEDVRQIASPTRDVQVKIGREIGEPLLSEFSLITRGFLVPNQESGIIALLGPIPMSYSTNTLLTDAFGEALSRKMIEYT; from the coding sequence ATGGCGCTAACAGAACGACAAAAGTTAATCTTAACCGCCATTATTTATGAGTATACACAGCGTGAACATGCGGTTGGTTCAAAAAGTTTACAAGAACATCTAGATATTAAAATTAGCTCTGCTACGATTCGTAATGAAATGGCAGCGCTAGAATCTGATGATCTTATAAAAAAATTGCATACTTCTGCTGGTCGAGTACCATCATATGAAGGGTATCGTTATTATTTAGATCACCTGATGATGACACGCAGAGCGACTGATCGAGATGTACAAGCAGTCATTCAATCATTTCGTGGAAACTTCCATGAAATAGATGATTTACTAGACGAGACAGCTAGGACTTTATCAAATTTAACTGGTTACACTGCGTTGATTTTGAAGCCAAGGCGAATTGATATTAAAGTTTCAGGATTTCGATTAGTTCCATTGGAGGGCCATCAGCTGATTGCAGTATTGGTTACTAATGATGGTAAGGTGACTAGCCAAACGTTTAAATTACCAAATGAAATGGCGATTGAATCATTGGAAAGTATGGTCGCCTACATCAATGATCAGATGGTCGGTCGACCGGTTAATGATGTATTGCGTATGATGCAGTCCGATGAATTGCCCACGCAGATGAGCCGCATGATTAAAACACCAGCTGCTTTTTTGCAACTATTTGGCGACGTGTTGGCACGCTCGAACGGAGATAACGTCCATATTGGCGGCCGATTGAATGTTCTAGACTTTAGTAAAGAAACTGATATCGCTGATGTGAAGCCTCTGTTGGAATTCTTGAACAACGCTGAGGATGTTAGACAAATTGCTTCGCCAACGCGAGATGTTCAAGTTAAAATTGGACGTGAGATTGGGGAGCCACTACTTTCAGAGTTTAGCTTGATTACGCGTGGATTTTTGGTACCAAACCAAGAGAGTGGTATTATTGCTTTACTTGGTCCAATTCCGATGTCATATAGTACCAATACGTTGCTTACAGACGCGTTTGGTGAAGCGTTAAGTCGCAAAATGATTGAATATACATAG
- a CDS encoding aminotransferase class I/II-fold pyridoxal phosphate-dependent enzyme, with translation MTNPTQPFNSIVLDMAPDKLLDFQLKVRDIPDILRLTFGEPGFAVDERIKQATIDAITNDRSHYAESQGETDLRTAVVAYFNREYHLNYNGPENIIITQGVSEAINVIFQTLLNDNDGLLVPEPAYGPYFSSLDLAHGVRLSIDTTTNNFKLTPDMVEETIKNATVPVKAILMNYPTNPTGVTYSRDEIIALAETFTKHNLWVISDEIYSVLTYDQEHVSFAEYIPERTIYINGLSKSHAMTGYRVGFILGQAETIAQLQKTHGTLVFAVPTFVQDAALVALRDVTDTPIKMRDIYRQRRDKVLSQLQALGFDVVEPEGAFYLFAKLPADLGTDGDAFALQLAKEGKVAVIPGSAFSDAAQAYIRISYAASDEDLAEGMKRMTKYIEKVRG, from the coding sequence ATGACTAATCCAACTCAACCTTTCAATTCTATAGTATTGGATATGGCGCCTGACAAACTATTGGATTTTCAATTAAAAGTTCGTGATATTCCAGATATTTTACGACTAACCTTTGGTGAACCTGGTTTTGCTGTTGATGAACGTATTAAGCAAGCGACTATTGATGCAATTACAAACGATCGTTCTCACTACGCTGAAAGTCAAGGTGAAACAGATTTGAGAACAGCTGTTGTTGCGTATTTTAATCGTGAGTATCATTTAAATTATAATGGTCCAGAAAATATTATCATCACACAGGGTGTGAGTGAAGCCATAAATGTTATATTTCAAACCCTCCTGAATGATAATGATGGCTTGTTGGTACCAGAACCAGCCTATGGACCTTATTTTTCTTCTCTTGATCTAGCACATGGTGTGCGTTTGTCCATTGATACAACGACAAACAATTTTAAATTAACACCTGATATGGTCGAAGAAACCATCAAAAATGCGACAGTGCCTGTTAAAGCTATTCTGATGAATTACCCAACTAACCCCACAGGGGTAACATACTCACGTGATGAGATCATTGCATTGGCTGAAACATTTACAAAGCACAACTTATGGGTCATCTCTGACGAAATTTATTCCGTCCTAACATACGATCAAGAACATGTATCTTTTGCTGAGTACATACCTGAACGCACAATTTACATTAATGGTTTATCAAAATCTCATGCCATGACAGGCTATCGTGTAGGATTTATTTTAGGTCAAGCTGAGACAATTGCGCAATTGCAAAAGACACATGGAACGCTGGTTTTTGCTGTACCGACATTTGTTCAAGATGCAGCGTTGGTTGCTTTACGTGATGTAACCGACACACCAATAAAGATGCGTGATATTTATCGTCAACGTCGAGATAAGGTGTTATCACAGTTGCAGGCACTAGGGTTTGATGTGGTTGAGCCAGAAGGGGCATTTTATTTATTTGCTAAATTGCCTGCTGATTTAGGCACCGATGGCGATGCGTTTGCTTTACAGTTAGCAAAAGAAGGTAAAGTGGCGGTTATTCCGGGTTCGGCCTTCAGCGATGCAGCGCAAGCTTATATTCGTATTTCATACGCTGCGTCCGATGAAGACTTGGCTGAAGGAATGAAGCGAATGACAAAATATATTGAAAAGGTACGCGGCTAA